The following are encoded in a window of Onthophagus taurus isolate NC chromosome 3, IU_Otau_3.0, whole genome shotgun sequence genomic DNA:
- the LOC111420346 gene encoding protein CREG1, whose protein sequence is MIQKFFSVVFVLILCLFGTNAKLFDPPDHDKIAAMARYIMKNSDWVSLATISTQKNIVGFPFVTLKSISDGTRSNSTGVPYLYMTDMDLSGQDILKDNRVTIMCSLAEGNYCERNDYDPQDPRCAKLMITGRMIKPKSGSDDYNFGLESLTYKHPAIKYWPTDHGFYVAKIDIDQIGVLDFFGGIKYITPEEYFKVDLVHDRFFHYFFEKIGVFNYNS, encoded by the exons atgattcaaaaatttttttcggtagtgtttgtgttaattctttgtttatttgGAACAAATGCGAAACTTTTCGATCCACCAGATCATGATAAAATTGCTGCGATGGCTCGATACATCATGAAAAATTCag attGGGTATCTTTAGCAACGATTTCAACCCAAAAAAACATCGTAGGATTTCCTTTCGTAACGTTAAAATCAATTAGTGATGGAACAAGATCTAACAGTACAGGTGTCCCTTATTTGTATATGACAGATATGGATTTAAGCGGACAAGATATTTTG aaagataATCGCGTGACGATTATGTGCTCTTTAGCAGAAGGAAATTATTGCGAACGAAACGATTACGACCCACAAGATCCAAGATGTGCTAAATTAATGATAACTGGTCGTATGATAAaa ccTAAATCTGGTTCTGATGATTATAATTTTGGTCTTGAATCTTTAACTTATAAGCATCCTGCAATTAAGTATTGGCCAACAG atcatGGTTTTTATGTGGCTAAAATCGATATCGATCAAATAGGGGTTTTAGATTTCTTCGGGGGAATTAAATACATCACGCCAGAAGAATATTTCAAGGTTGATTTAGTTCACGATCGGTTTTTCCACTATTTCTTTGAGAAAATcggagtttttaattataattcgtag